The following are encoded together in the Onychostoma macrolepis isolate SWU-2019 chromosome 03, ASM1243209v1, whole genome shotgun sequence genome:
- the tubb4bl gene encoding tubulin beta chain isoform X2: protein MTLKQLNNIRKCGKYVPRAILVDLEPGTMDSVRSGPFGQIFRPDNFVFGQSGAGNNWAKGHYTEGAELVDSVLDVVRKEAESCDCLQGFQLTHSLGGGTGSGMGTLLISKIREEYPDRIMNTFSVVPSPKVSDTVVEPYNATLSVHQLVENTDETYCIDNEALYDICFRTLKLTTPTYGDLNHLVSATMSGVTTCLRFPGQLNADLRKLAVNMVPFPRLHFFMPGFAPLTSRGSQQYRSLSVPELTQQMFDAKNMMAACDPRHGRYLTVAAVFRGRMSMKEVDEQMLNVQNKNSSYFVEWIPNNVKTAVCDIPPRGLKMSATFIGNSTAIQELFKRISEQFTAMFRRKAFLHWYTGEGMDEMEFTEAESNMNDLVSEYQQYQDATAEEGEFEEEGEEEVA from the exons ATGactttaaaacagttaaataatATCAGAAAAT GTGGGAAGTATGTTCCCCGTGCCATCTTGGTGGATCTGGAGCCTGGCACAATGGATTCAGTTCGTTCTGGACCCTTTGGACAGATATTTAGACCTGACAACTTTGTGTTTG GTCAGAGTGGTGCTGGAAACAACTGGGCCAAAGGTCACTACACAGAAGGAGCAGAGCTGGTGGACTCAGTACTGGATGTTGTTCGTAAGGAAGCAGAAAGCTGCGACTGCCTGCAAGGCTTCCAGCTCACCCACTCTCTCGGCGGAGGCACTGGCTCTGGCATGGGCACCCTCCTCATCAGCAAGATCCGCGAAGAGTATCCCGACCGCATCATGAACACCTTCAGTGTGGTGCCCTCGCCCAAGGTGTCTGACACCGTGGTGGAGCCCTACAACGCCACGCTATCCGTCCACCAGCTGGTTGAGAACACTGACGAGACCTACTGCATCGACAACGAGGCTCTTTACGACATCTGCTTCCGCACCCTCAAGCTCACCACACCAACCTACGGCGACCTCAACCATCTCGTCTCGGCCACCATGAGCGGCGTCACCACCTGCCTCCGCTTCCCCGGCCAGCTCAACGCCGACCTCCGCAAACTGGCCGTCAACATGGTGCCCTTCCCACGTCTGCACTTCTTCATGCCCGGCTTCGCTCCCCTCACCAGCCGAGGCAGCCAGCAGTACCGCTCGCTCTCCGTTCCCGAGCTCACTCAGCAGATGTTTGACGCCAAGAACATGATGGCCGCCTGTGACCCCCGTCACGGCCGTTACCTGACCGTGGCCGCCGTCTTCCGCGGACGCATGTCCATGAAGGAGGTGGACGAGCAGATGCTGAACGTCCAGAACAAGAACAGCAGCTACTTCGTCGAGTGGATCCCCAACAATGTCAAGACTGCCGTGTGCGACATCCCACCCCGCGGGCTCAAAATGTCTGCCACCTTCATCGGCAACAGCACTGCCATCCAGGAGCTGTTCAAGAGAATCTCGGAGCAGTTCACCGCTATGTTCAGGCGCAAGGCTTTCCTGCATTGGTACACCGGCGAGGGCATGGATGAGATGGAGTTCACCGAGGCCGAGAGTAACATGAACGACCTGGTGTCCGAGTACCAGCAGTACCAAGACGCCACCGCCGAAGAGGGCGAGTTCGAAGAGGAGGGCGAGGAGGAGGTCGCCTAA
- the crb3a gene encoding protein crumbs homolog 3a yields the protein MIRQVGLLAGSFLLLLLLRNVSAQGETATMPNSTTTPSPDQGPNIVAIVVPCVVVGLLAILTAVLVFLFCVVKKKRQTEGTYRPSSEEQSGTRSVETPDALKLPKEERLI from the exons ATGATACGGCAGGTTGGGCTATTGGCAGGGAGttttctgctgctgctgcttctcaGGAATGTTTCGGCCCAGG GGGAAACGGCCACAATGCCCAATAGCACTACAACTCCCAGCCCA GACCAGGGCCCTAATATTGTGGCCATTGTAGTACCATGTGTGGTCGTGGGACTGCTGGCTATTTTGACGGCTGTTCTGGTGTTTCTGTTCTGTGTGGTAAAGAAGAAGAGACAGACGGAAGGGACGTATCGACCCAGCTCAGAGGAGCAGTCAGGAACACGTAGTGTTGAGACGCCTGACGCTCTGAAATTACCCAAGGAGGAGAGACTGATTTGA